A genomic segment from Pseudomonas sessilinigenes encodes:
- a CDS encoding extracellular solute-binding protein, whose product MRLLSPTVLFIALLLGATGAQAAPQHAMTVYGEPAKYPQGFSHFDYVDPQAPKGGTLRRSAIEIGRFDHVLPYIDKGIGVSQLDGLVYAPLALRSLDEPYTVYGLVAEKMERAEDGLWLRFYLNPKARFADDTPITAEDVHYSYDLLMTQGSMRYRTQFADVSGVTVESPRVIRFDFKNNENRTLPLDIATLPVFPEHWWKSRDFAGGGGYEAPLGSGPYRVGKVDSGNSITFIRNPDWWGKDLPVSRGLYNFDHLSVEYFGDIDVARQVLRGGAYDYNREFSATGYSIGYDSPALTDGRLQKAHLAQAAPQPAQGYVFNLDRPVFQDRRTRQALAMLWDFEWSNRQMMRNLYIRQQSFFSNTPLAARSLPDAEELKILEPLRGQIPDEVFTQVFEAPKTDGSGVLRDKQLQALSLLEQAGWKPEGDKLVNAQGEPLAFTFLITQGSIERLLLPYKRNLAQIGITLNIRRIDSAQYVNRLMARDYDMIVTGYPVSTSPGLELYNYYGSAAANDPGSNNLMVLKNPAVDTLVNGLVKATSQPEMLRYAHALDRVLQWNYYWIANYYPPGTSTVWWNRFGRPKVPASNDEAIETWWEVSPTPLTNEQMAAELARRNKPGARP is encoded by the coding sequence ATGCGACTGCTTTCCCCTACCGTACTGTTCATCGCCCTGCTGCTGGGCGCCACAGGTGCCCAAGCGGCACCGCAACATGCCATGACCGTCTACGGCGAGCCCGCCAAGTATCCCCAGGGTTTCAGCCACTTCGACTACGTCGACCCCCAGGCCCCCAAAGGCGGGACCCTGCGCCGCTCGGCCATCGAGATCGGCCGCTTCGACCACGTCCTGCCCTATATCGACAAGGGCATCGGCGTATCCCAGCTGGACGGCCTGGTGTATGCCCCCCTGGCCCTGCGCTCCCTGGATGAACCCTACACCGTCTATGGCCTGGTGGCCGAGAAGATGGAGCGCGCCGAGGACGGCCTGTGGCTGCGCTTCTACCTCAATCCCAAGGCCCGTTTCGCCGATGACACACCGATCACCGCCGAAGACGTGCACTACAGCTACGACCTGTTGATGACCCAGGGCAGCATGCGTTATCGCACCCAGTTCGCCGATGTCAGCGGCGTCACCGTGGAGTCGCCACGGGTGATCCGCTTCGACTTCAAGAACAACGAGAACCGTACCCTGCCCCTGGATATCGCGACCCTGCCGGTGTTTCCCGAACACTGGTGGAAGAGTCGCGACTTCGCTGGCGGTGGCGGCTATGAAGCGCCCCTGGGCAGCGGCCCCTATCGCGTGGGCAAGGTGGACTCGGGCAACAGCATCACCTTCATCCGCAACCCCGACTGGTGGGGCAAGGACCTGCCGGTCAGCCGCGGCCTGTACAACTTCGATCATTTGAGCGTCGAGTACTTCGGCGACATCGACGTCGCCCGCCAAGTACTGCGCGGCGGGGCCTACGACTACAACCGCGAGTTCTCCGCCACCGGTTACTCCATCGGCTACGACAGCCCGGCCCTGACCGACGGGCGCCTGCAGAAGGCCCATCTGGCCCAGGCCGCACCGCAACCGGCCCAGGGCTACGTATTCAACCTCGACCGCCCGGTGTTCCAGGACCGCCGCACACGCCAGGCCCTGGCCATGCTCTGGGACTTCGAGTGGAGCAACCGGCAGATGATGCGCAACCTGTACATCCGCCAGCAGAGCTTCTTCTCCAACACCCCGCTGGCGGCCCGCAGCCTGCCGGACGCCGAGGAGTTGAAGATCCTGGAGCCATTGCGCGGGCAGATTCCCGACGAGGTCTTCACCCAGGTGTTCGAAGCACCGAAGACCGACGGCAGTGGCGTACTGCGCGACAAGCAATTGCAGGCCCTGTCCCTGCTGGAACAAGCCGGCTGGAAGCCTGAGGGCGACAAACTGGTCAATGCCCAGGGCGAGCCCCTGGCGTTCACTTTCCTGATCACCCAGGGCTCCATCGAGCGCCTGTTGCTGCCCTACAAGCGCAACCTGGCCCAGATTGGCATCACCCTGAACATCCGCCGCATCGATTCCGCGCAGTACGTCAACCGGCTGATGGCCCGCGACTACGACATGATCGTCACCGGCTACCCGGTGTCCACCTCGCCCGGGCTGGAGCTTTACAACTACTATGGTTCCGCTGCCGCCAACGACCCGGGCTCGAACAACCTCATGGTGCTCAAGAACCCGGCGGTGGATACCCTGGTCAACGGCCTGGTCAAGGCCACCAGCCAACCGGAAATGCTGCGCTACGCCCATGCCCTGGACCGGGTGCTGCAATGGAACTACTACTGGATCGCCAACTACTACCCACCCGGCACGTCCACCGTCTGGTGGAACCGCTTTGGCAGGCCCAAGGTACCGGCCAGCAACGACGAAGCCATCGAGACCTGGTGGGAAGTCAGCCCCACCCCGCTGACCAATGAACAGATGGCCGCCGAGCTCGCGCGCCGTAACAAACCCGGAGCACGCCCCTGA
- a CDS encoding microcin C ABC transporter permease YejB → MPAYILRRLLLIIPTLLIILLVNFVIVQAAPGGPVEQAIARLQGIGGGVGGSADAMSSGGSRASRGLDPKLIQDIEKQYGFDKPAHERLWLMLKNYAQLDFGKSFFRGATVTDLILEKMPVTISLGLWATLITYLVSIPLGIRKAVRHGSHFDIWSSTAIIIGYAMPAFLFAMFLIVLFAGGTSLNWFPVRGLVSDDFDQLSTLGKIADYFWHLVLPVSSLVIGGFATLTILTKNSFLNEITRQYVVTARAKGLSERRVLYGHVFRNAMLLVVSGIPQAFISVFFAGSLLIEVIFSLDGLGRMSYEAAVSRDYPVVFGSLFIFTLFGLLIKLIGDLCYTLVDPRIDFAARNA, encoded by the coding sequence ATGCCGGCCTATATCCTGCGGCGCTTGCTGCTGATCATCCCGACCCTGCTGATCATCCTTCTGGTGAACTTCGTGATCGTCCAGGCTGCTCCCGGCGGCCCGGTGGAACAGGCCATCGCCCGCTTGCAGGGCATTGGCGGCGGTGTCGGTGGCTCCGCCGACGCCATGAGCAGTGGCGGCTCGCGAGCCAGCCGCGGCCTGGACCCCAAGCTGATCCAGGACATCGAGAAACAGTACGGCTTCGACAAGCCGGCCCATGAACGCCTGTGGCTGATGCTCAAGAACTACGCCCAGCTGGACTTTGGCAAGAGCTTCTTCCGTGGTGCCACGGTCACCGACCTGATCCTGGAAAAGATGCCGGTGACCATCTCCCTGGGGCTGTGGGCGACCCTGATCACCTACCTGGTGTCGATCCCCTTAGGGATTCGCAAGGCGGTGCGCCATGGCAGCCACTTCGATATCTGGAGCAGCACCGCGATCATCATCGGCTACGCCATGCCGGCCTTCCTGTTCGCCATGTTCCTGATCGTGCTGTTCGCCGGCGGGACCTCGCTGAACTGGTTCCCGGTGCGCGGCCTGGTCTCGGACGATTTCGACCAGCTGAGCACCCTGGGCAAGATCGCCGACTACTTCTGGCACCTGGTGCTGCCCGTCAGCTCCCTGGTGATCGGCGGCTTCGCTACCCTCACCATCCTCACCAAGAACAGCTTCCTCAACGAAATCACCCGCCAGTACGTGGTCACCGCCCGGGCCAAGGGCCTGAGCGAACGCCGGGTGCTGTACGGCCATGTGTTTCGCAACGCCATGCTGCTGGTGGTCTCGGGCATTCCCCAGGCCTTCATCAGCGTGTTCTTCGCAGGCTCGTTGCTGATCGAGGTGATCTTCTCCCTCGATGGCCTGGGACGCATGAGCTACGAGGCCGCGGTCTCCCGGGACTATCCGGTGGTGTTCGGCTCGCTGTTCATCTTCACCCTGTTCGGGCTCTTGATAAAACTCATCGGCGACCTGTGCTACACCCTGGTCGACCCGCGCATCGACTTCGCCGCGAGGAACGCCTGA
- a CDS encoding ABC transporter permease — translation MLKLSPLARRRLDRFKQNRRGWWSLWLFIGLFILTLGGELIANDKPLVLSYQGSLYFPVFKRYTEQEFGGQLPFQADYRSDYVQQLIRKDGGWLLFPPIPFSEDTPNYDLTRPAPSPPTATNWLGTDDQARDVLARVIYGARVSILFALALTAISALVGIAAGALQGYYGGWVDLLGQRLLEVWSGLPVLYLLIILSGFVEPNFWWLLGIMALFSWLALVDVVRAEFLRGRNLEYVKAARALGLSDRKVILRHILPNAMNATLSYLPFILTGAISTLTALDFLGFGMPAGSASLGELIGQGKQNLQAPWLGLTAFFALALILSLLVFIGEALRDAFDPRS, via the coding sequence ATGCTCAAGCTTTCCCCTTTGGCGCGCCGACGCCTTGACCGTTTCAAGCAGAACCGCCGGGGCTGGTGGTCGCTGTGGCTGTTCATCGGCTTGTTCATCCTGACCCTGGGCGGCGAGCTGATCGCCAACGACAAGCCGCTGGTGCTGAGCTACCAGGGTTCGCTGTACTTCCCGGTGTTCAAGCGCTACACCGAGCAGGAGTTCGGCGGCCAGTTACCGTTCCAGGCCGACTACCGCAGCGACTACGTGCAGCAGCTGATCCGCAAGGACGGCGGTTGGCTGCTGTTCCCACCCATCCCCTTCAGCGAAGACACGCCCAACTACGACCTGACCCGACCGGCCCCCAGCCCGCCCACGGCGACCAACTGGCTGGGCACCGACGACCAGGCCCGGGACGTCCTCGCGCGGGTGATCTACGGTGCCCGGGTATCGATCCTGTTCGCCCTGGCCCTGACCGCCATCAGTGCCCTGGTCGGCATTGCCGCCGGCGCACTGCAAGGCTACTACGGCGGCTGGGTCGACCTCTTGGGCCAGCGCCTGCTGGAAGTCTGGTCGGGGTTGCCGGTGCTGTACCTTTTGATCATTCTGTCCGGTTTCGTCGAACCGAACTTCTGGTGGCTGCTGGGGATCATGGCGCTGTTCTCCTGGCTGGCCCTGGTGGACGTGGTCCGCGCCGAATTCCTGCGCGGGCGCAATCTGGAATACGTCAAGGCTGCCAGGGCCCTGGGCCTGAGCGATCGCAAGGTGATCCTGCGGCACATCCTGCCCAACGCCATGAACGCCACCCTGAGCTACCTGCCGTTCATCCTCACCGGCGCCATCTCGACCCTCACCGCCCTGGACTTCCTCGGCTTCGGCATGCCCGCCGGCAGCGCCTCCCTGGGCGAGTTGATCGGCCAGGGCAAGCAGAACCTGCAGGCGCCATGGCTGGGGCTGACGGCGTTCTTCGCCCTGGCGCTGATCCTCTCGCTGCTGGTGTTCATCGGCGAGGCGCTGCGCGATGCCTTTGATCCCCGATCTTGA
- a CDS encoding ABC transporter ATP-binding protein, which yields MTENLIEIRQLNVAFGGRPAVRDLCLDIRPGECLALVGESGSGKSVTAHSILQLLPQTGCSSSGSVRYRGQELIGADSATLQKLRGNRIAMIFQEPMTSLNPLHSIEKQIGETLLLHRGLGGKAAQARILELLELVGIQKPRERLKAYPHQLSGGQRQRVMIAMALACEPELLIADEPTTALDVTVQRKILLLLKSLQQRLGMSLLLISHDLNLVRRIAQRVCVMKSGEIVEQADCDTLFNAPQHPYSCELLHAEPEGLPLCRDTRDTVLEVDNLCVEFQVGGGLLRRKQYLRAVDGISLRVQQGKTLGIVGESGSGKSTLGQAILRLLDSQGGIRFQGQALDGLNQKQLRPWRKQMQVVFQDPFGSLSPRMSVAQIISEGLEVHSQYDARQCDEQVIRALEEVGLDPESRHRYPHEFSGGQRQRIAIARALVLKPALILLDEPTSALDRTVQKQVVTLLRQLQEKYGLTYLFISHDLAVIRALAHDMIVIKDGQVVESGASHQVFAAPQHPYTRELLAAAQPG from the coding sequence ATGACTGAAAACCTGATCGAAATCCGCCAACTCAATGTGGCCTTCGGCGGCCGCCCGGCGGTCCGCGACCTATGCCTGGACATCCGTCCCGGCGAGTGCCTGGCGCTGGTGGGCGAGTCCGGCTCGGGCAAATCGGTGACGGCCCACTCGATCCTGCAACTGCTGCCCCAGACCGGCTGCAGCAGTAGCGGCAGCGTGCGTTACCGCGGCCAGGAGCTGATCGGCGCCGACAGCGCCACGCTGCAAAAGCTGCGGGGCAACCGCATCGCCATGATCTTCCAGGAGCCCATGACCTCGCTGAACCCGCTGCACAGTATCGAGAAGCAGATCGGCGAAACCCTGCTGCTGCATCGCGGCCTGGGCGGCAAGGCGGCCCAGGCACGCATCCTCGAACTGCTGGAGCTGGTGGGCATCCAGAAACCCCGGGAGCGGCTCAAGGCCTACCCACATCAGTTGTCCGGCGGCCAGCGCCAACGGGTGATGATCGCCATGGCCCTGGCCTGCGAACCGGAGCTGCTGATCGCCGACGAACCCACCACCGCCCTGGACGTCACCGTACAGCGCAAGATCCTGCTGTTACTCAAGTCCTTGCAGCAACGCTTGGGCATGTCGCTGCTGCTGATCAGCCACGACCTCAACCTGGTACGGCGCATCGCCCAGCGCGTGTGTGTGATGAAGTCCGGGGAAATCGTCGAGCAGGCCGATTGCGACACCCTGTTCAACGCTCCGCAGCACCCCTATAGCTGCGAGTTGCTGCACGCCGAACCCGAGGGCCTGCCACTGTGCCGCGACACCCGCGACACCGTGCTGGAGGTGGACAATCTCTGCGTCGAGTTCCAGGTCGGCGGCGGCCTGCTGAGGCGCAAACAGTACCTGCGGGCGGTGGACGGCATCAGCCTGCGCGTGCAGCAGGGCAAGACCCTGGGCATCGTTGGCGAATCCGGCTCGGGCAAGTCGACCCTGGGCCAGGCGATCCTGCGGCTGCTGGATTCCCAAGGTGGCATCCGCTTCCAGGGCCAGGCCCTGGACGGGCTCAACCAGAAACAGCTGCGGCCCTGGCGCAAGCAGATGCAGGTGGTGTTCCAGGACCCCTTCGGCAGCCTCAGCCCGCGCATGTCGGTGGCGCAGATCATCAGCGAGGGGCTGGAAGTGCACAGCCAGTACGATGCCCGCCAGTGCGACGAGCAAGTGATCCGCGCCCTGGAGGAAGTCGGCCTTGACCCGGAAAGCCGCCATCGTTATCCCCACGAATTCTCCGGCGGCCAGCGCCAGCGCATCGCCATCGCCCGGGCCCTGGTGCTCAAGCCGGCGCTGATCCTGCTGGACGAACCCACTTCGGCCCTGGATCGCACGGTGCAGAAACAAGTGGTGACCCTGTTGCGCCAGCTCCAGGAGAAGTACGGCCTGACCTACCTGTTCATCAGCCACGACCTGGCGGTGATCCGTGCCCTGGCCCACGACATGATCGTGATCAAGGACGGCCAGGTGGTGGAAAGCGGCGCCAGCCACCAGGTATTCGCAGCCCCGCAGCACCCCTACACCCGGGAACTGCTGGCCGCCGCCCAACCCGGCTGA
- a CDS encoding sigma-54 interaction domain-containing protein, with the protein MNDSENLKDYQRVRQLAIRSLFEIIEQSSEGTVIVDRDANIVWMNERYARRFGLESATFAIGKPCESVIPGSLLREVVRTGRPILLDMQDTPKEPLVVMRLPIHDAAGLVIGAIGFALYDELRSLSPMLKRYLSMQEELASTRSLLRARQTKYNFAHFIGTSSASLEVKRRARRGASTESPVLLQGETGTGKELLAQAIHAASPRAHKPFVSINSAAIPEALLEAEFFGTAPGAFTGADRKGRAGKLQIAQGGSLFLDEIGDMPLPLQSKLLRVLQEKEFEPVGSNEVIHSDVRIIAATSTDLEAAIKRGEFRADLYYRLNVLPIQVPALRERLDDLPALSEGILEELRSQHELTPEALALLGQHAWPGNIRELRNVLERAALLSDDLLLGAGDIRAAIGNFNPLPPTAIAASAEALPHETFAAARERFDRQLIETTLAQCAGKVDQAARHLGLGRSTLYKKMAALGIAESQ; encoded by the coding sequence ATGAACGACAGCGAAAACCTCAAGGACTACCAGCGTGTGCGCCAACTGGCGATCCGCTCGCTGTTCGAAATCATCGAGCAATCCAGCGAAGGCACGGTGATCGTCGACCGCGACGCCAATATCGTCTGGATGAACGAGCGCTATGCCCGGCGTTTCGGCCTGGAGTCGGCGACATTCGCCATCGGCAAGCCCTGCGAGAGCGTGATCCCCGGCAGCCTGCTGCGTGAAGTGGTGCGCACCGGCCGGCCGATCCTGCTGGACATGCAGGACACCCCCAAGGAACCGCTGGTGGTCATGCGCCTGCCGATCCACGACGCCGCGGGCCTGGTGATCGGCGCCATCGGTTTTGCCCTGTACGACGAGCTGCGCAGCCTCTCGCCGATGCTCAAGCGCTACCTGAGCATGCAGGAAGAACTGGCCTCCACCCGCTCGCTGCTGCGGGCCCGGCAGACCAAGTACAACTTCGCCCATTTCATCGGCACCAGCAGCGCCAGCCTGGAGGTCAAGCGCCGGGCCCGGCGCGGCGCCAGCACTGAGTCGCCGGTGTTGCTGCAAGGCGAAACCGGCACCGGCAAGGAGTTGCTGGCCCAGGCCATCCACGCCGCCTCGCCACGGGCGCACAAGCCCTTCGTCAGCATCAACAGCGCGGCGATTCCCGAAGCCCTACTGGAAGCTGAGTTCTTCGGCACCGCCCCCGGCGCCTTCACCGGCGCCGACCGCAAGGGGCGCGCCGGCAAGCTGCAGATCGCCCAGGGCGGCAGCCTGTTCCTCGACGAAATCGGCGACATGCCGTTACCCCTGCAGAGCAAGCTGCTGCGAGTGCTGCAGGAAAAGGAGTTCGAGCCGGTGGGCTCCAACGAGGTGATCCACAGCGATGTGCGGATCATTGCCGCCACCTCCACCGACCTGGAGGCGGCGATCAAGCGCGGAGAATTCCGCGCCGACCTGTATTACCGCCTCAATGTACTGCCGATCCAGGTGCCGGCCCTGCGCGAGCGCCTGGACGACCTGCCGGCGCTGAGCGAAGGCATCCTCGAAGAACTGCGCAGCCAGCACGAACTGACACCCGAGGCCCTGGCGCTGCTGGGCCAGCACGCCTGGCCGGGGAACATCCGCGAACTGCGCAACGTGCTGGAGCGCGCGGCGTTGCTCAGCGACGACCTGCTGCTCGGTGCCGGGGATATTCGGGCGGCGATTGGCAACTTCAACCCACTGCCGCCCACGGCCATCGCCGCGTCCGCCGAGGCGTTGCCCCATGAAACCTTTGCCGCGGCGCGCGAGCGTTTCGACCGTCAGTTGATCGAGACGACTCTGGCGCAATGCGCCGGCAAAGTGGACCAAGCGGCGCGGCACCTCGGCCTGGGCCGCTCGACGCTGTACAAGAAAATGGCAGCCCTGGGCATCGCTGAGTCTCAATAA
- a CDS encoding GntP family permease, which yields MSVIIALAALALLMLAAYRGYSVILFAPIAALGAVLLTDPSAVAPAFTGVFMEKMVGFIKLYFPVFLLGAVFGKLIELSGFSRSIVAAAIRLLGTRQAMLVIVLVCALLTYGGVSLFVVVFAVYPFAAEMFRQSEIPKRLIPATIALGAFSFTMDALPGTPQIQNIIPSTFFNTTAWAAPWLGLIGTLFVFCAGMLFLQRQRSKAQKAGEGYGSDLRNEPETAADLKLPNPWVALSPLLLVGVMNLLFTHWIPQWYGKTHSLALPGMAAPVTTEIAKLTAIWAVQAALLVGILMVLACGFGAIRSKLAEGSKSAVSGALLAAMNTASEYGFGAVIASLPGFLVLADWLKSIPNPLVNEAITVTLLAGITGSASGGMSIALAAMSESFISAAHAANIPLEVLHRVAAMASGGMDTLPHNGAVITLLAVTGLTHREAYKDIFCITLIKTLAVFVVIATFYATGIV from the coding sequence ATGAGTGTGATCATTGCCCTGGCAGCCCTGGCGCTGCTGATGCTGGCCGCCTACCGTGGCTACAGCGTCATACTGTTTGCCCCCATCGCCGCCCTCGGCGCCGTCCTGCTCACCGACCCATCCGCCGTAGCGCCTGCCTTCACCGGGGTGTTCATGGAAAAGATGGTGGGTTTCATCAAGCTGTACTTCCCGGTGTTCCTGCTGGGTGCGGTGTTCGGCAAGCTGATCGAGTTGTCGGGGTTCTCCCGCTCCATCGTCGCCGCCGCCATCCGCCTGCTGGGCACCCGCCAGGCGATGCTGGTGATCGTGCTGGTCTGCGCCCTGCTGACCTACGGTGGCGTGTCGTTGTTCGTGGTGGTGTTCGCGGTCTACCCGTTCGCCGCCGAGATGTTCCGCCAGAGCGAAATCCCCAAGCGCCTGATCCCGGCGACCATTGCCCTGGGGGCGTTCTCCTTCACCATGGACGCCCTGCCCGGCACCCCGCAGATCCAGAACATCATCCCCAGCACCTTCTTCAACACCACCGCCTGGGCCGCGCCCTGGCTGGGGCTGATCGGCACCCTGTTCGTGTTCTGCGCCGGCATGCTGTTCCTCCAGCGCCAACGCAGCAAGGCGCAAAAGGCCGGTGAAGGCTACGGCAGCGACCTGCGCAACGAACCGGAGACCGCCGCCGACCTCAAGCTGCCCAACCCCTGGGTGGCCCTGTCGCCGCTGTTGCTGGTAGGGGTCATGAACCTGCTGTTCACCCACTGGATCCCCCAGTGGTATGGCAAGACCCACAGCCTGGCCCTGCCGGGCATGGCGGCGCCGGTGACCACCGAGATCGCCAAGCTCACCGCCATCTGGGCGGTACAGGCCGCCTTGCTGGTGGGCATCCTGATGGTGCTGGCATGTGGCTTCGGCGCCATTCGCAGCAAGCTCGCCGAAGGCAGCAAGAGCGCGGTCAGCGGCGCCTTGCTGGCGGCCATGAACACCGCCTCGGAGTATGGCTTCGGCGCGGTGATCGCGTCCCTGCCGGGGTTCCTGGTACTGGCCGACTGGCTCAAGAGCATCCCCAACCCGCTGGTCAACGAGGCCATCACCGTGACCCTGCTGGCCGGCATCACCGGCTCCGCCTCGGGCGGCATGAGCATCGCCCTGGCGGCCATGTCCGAGAGTTTCATCAGCGCCGCCCACGCCGCCAACATTCCCTTGGAAGTGCTGCACCGGGTGGCCGCCATGGCCAGCGGCGGCATGGACACCCTGCCCCACAACGGCGCGGTGATCACCCTGCTGGCGGTCACCGGGCTGACCCACCGCGAGGCCTACAAGGACATTTTCTGCATTACCCTGATCAAGACCCTGGCGGTCTTCGTCGTCATCGCCACTTTCTACGCCACTGGCATCGTGTGA
- the hbdH gene encoding 3-hydroxybutyrate dehydrogenase, which produces MTTLSGKTALVTGSTSGIGLGIAQVLARAGANLILNGFGDASQAIAEVRQHGVKVGHHPADVSDPAQIAEMFAYAEREFGGVDILVNNAGIQHVATVEAFPVERWDAIIAINLSAVFHSTRLGLPGMRAKGWGRIVNVASVHGQVGSVGKAAYVAAKHGVIGLTKVVGLETATSNVTCNAICPGWVLTPLVQKQIDDRAASGIDPQQARHDLLAEKQPSLEFVTPAQLGELVLFLCSDAAAQVRGAAWNIDGGWLAQ; this is translated from the coding sequence ATGACCACTCTTTCTGGCAAGACCGCCCTGGTCACCGGTTCCACCAGCGGTATTGGCCTGGGTATCGCCCAGGTCCTGGCCCGGGCCGGAGCCAACCTGATTCTCAACGGCTTCGGCGACGCCTCCCAGGCTATCGCCGAGGTCCGGCAGCACGGCGTCAAGGTTGGCCACCACCCGGCGGACGTCAGCGACCCGGCGCAGATCGCCGAGATGTTCGCCTATGCCGAACGCGAGTTCGGTGGCGTCGACATCCTGGTGAACAACGCCGGCATCCAGCACGTGGCCACCGTCGAGGCGTTTCCAGTGGAACGCTGGGACGCGATCATCGCCATCAACCTGTCGGCGGTGTTCCACAGCACCCGCCTGGGGCTGCCGGGCATGCGCGCCAAGGGCTGGGGGCGGATCGTCAACGTCGCCTCGGTGCACGGCCAGGTGGGTTCGGTGGGCAAGGCCGCCTATGTCGCGGCCAAGCACGGGGTGATCGGCCTGACCAAGGTGGTGGGCCTGGAGACCGCCACCAGCAACGTTACCTGCAACGCCATCTGCCCGGGTTGGGTGCTGACCCCGCTGGTGCAGAAGCAGATCGACGACCGCGCAGCCAGCGGCATCGACCCGCAACAGGCGCGCCACGACCTGCTGGCGGAAAAGCAGCCCTCCCTGGAGTTCGTCACCCCGGCGCAGCTGGGCGAGCTGGTGCTATTTTTGTGCAGTGATGCCGCAGCCCAGGTCCGCGGTGCGGCCTGGAACATCGATGGCGGCTGGCTGGCGCAATAA